GAGCGCTACCGACAGGCTGGTGGCGACCAGCACCACCAGCATCATCGCCCACACCTTGCTGGTCATGATCTCGAACGGGGTGACGGGCATGACTAAGAGATGCTCGATGGTGCCGTGCTCGCGTTCGCGGATCAGCGCCGCGCCGGTGAGGATGATGGAGAGCAGCGTGACCTGGTTGATGACCTCCATGACCCCGCCGAACCAGGATCGGGTCAAATTGGGATTGAAGCGCACCCGCAGGGCGAGGTCGACCGGGGGGCGCTCAGCGAAGCGTTGACTCGCGAATGCGGCACTCGCGCCCGCCCGGTGGTGCTGCACGAAGGCGTCGATCTCGCTGCTCACGATGGTCTGGATATACGCGTTGCCCGTGTACGCCTGGATCATCTGCGTGGCGTCGACGTTGAGCTGCACCGTGGGACTGCGTCCGGCCAGCACATCGCGCTCGAAGTCGGGCGGGATGTAGAGCGCAAAAGTATCCACCCCCGCGTCCATCCGCGCATCCATCTCGGCCGGCGTGATGAGCGCCGGCGGCTGGAAGAGCGGGGGGTAGAAGGCGTCGACAAGGCGCGTGGAGAGTTGCGAGTGATCCTGGTCGACGATGCCGATCGGCGCCTTGTTGAGCGTATCCGGGATCGCCGTGGCGAAGGAATAGACATTGACCGTGAAGGAGAACAGCATCAGCCCGAGCAGAATCGGGTCGCGCAGCAGGCTGCGCAGTTCCTTGACGCCGAGGTACAGGATATTGCCGCCGCGCATGGTTACCGTTCCTGCTTGGGGAGTAAGGCTGCCGTCACAAGAATGAGCACAGGCACGGTCAGCAGCAGCGCCACGTACGCGGGCTGGAGATCGGCGAACGCGAGCGCCTTGTTGAACGTGCCGCGCGCGATGGTCAAGAAATGGGTCGTGGGGTAGATGCGCCCGACCAGCGCCCCCATCCCTTCGAGCGAGGAGACCGGGTAGACCATGCCGGAGAACTGCGTGGTCGGCAGGATGGTCAGCACCGCCGTGCCGAACATCGCCGCGATCTGGCTGCGCGTGAAGGTGGAGATCAACAGGCCCGTCGCGGTGGCCGCGCCCACATACAGCAGTGCGCCCACCGCCAGGGCGACAAAGCTGCCTTTCAGGGGCACGCCGAACACCGCTACGGTCAACCCGCACAGCAGCAGGAAATTGAGCAGCGCCAGGACTACATAGGGAATTTGCTTGCCGAGCAGGAACTCCAGGCGCGTGACCGGGGTGACGTAGAGATTGACGATGGAGCCCATCTCCTTCTCACGCACCACCGATAGCGCCGTCAGCATCGCCGGGATCAAGATCAACAGCAGCGGGATGTTGCCCGGCGCCATGGCGACGATACTGAGGACGTCGGGATTGTAGCGGTAGCGGGTTTCAATGGTGGCGAGCCCCACGAGCCCCACCGCCGCGCCGCTCCTGAAGGTGGAGGGCAGCCGGGGCTGCTTGTAGGGCGGTTCAATGGCGGCGAGCCCCACGTCCCTGGTCGGGGATCGCTCCCGCGCCCCAGTGGGAGACCGCTCCCTAGCCTTGCTGTTCAACCAGAGCCGGTGCGCCCCGACGATGTCGGCGCGCACCGTTTCGCCGCGCACGGGCATGGCGCCATCGACCCAGACCCCGATTTCCGTGGGCGTGCCGCGCGAGACATCGTGCCCGAACTTGGGGGGGATCTCGATCGCCAGACTCACTTCGCCCGCGCGCATGCGCCGGTCCAGATCGGCGTAATCGCGCAGCGGCGCGCGCTCGCTGAACCAGCGTGAGGCGCCCGCGAGATTGAGGGCATAATCGCTGCTGGTGGTGGTTTGATCGTAATCAAGCACGGCGAAGGAGAGGTGCTCCACGTCGAGCGTGATGCCATAGCTCAGCACGACCATCAGGATGACGCTGCCCAGGATGGCGAGGCTCAGGCGGAAGGGGTCGCGGCGCAGTTCCAGCGACTCGCGCAGGGTATAGCTGAACAGGCGGCGGAGGGAAAACGAACTAGAAGCATGGAGTGGTGGAGTGTCGGAGTGACCCGCGGCTGAGTGACTGTCCTCCTGAGGGTCGGCGTGAGCCCCTGCGGCGCTGCTCAGGGCAGGCTCGGGCGTCGTGCGGTCTTCCTTCGCCTTTTGCACAGCGGCACCACTCGCCTCCTCGAGGTAGCTGATGAAGGCCTCCTCCAGCGTGGTGACCCCGCGCTGGCGCACCAGCGCCGCCGGGGCGTCGCTGACCAACACTTTGCCAGCGTGCATCAGCGAGATGCGGTCACAGCGCTCGGCCTCGTTCATGAAGTGGGTGGAGATAAAAATCGTCACCTTGTCCCGCCGCGCCAGCTCGATGAGGATCTGCCAGAAATTATCGCGCGCCACCGGATCCACGCCCGAGGTCGGCTCGTCGAGAATCAGCATCTCCGGGGCGTGGATCATCGCCACCGCCAGCGAGAGGCGCTGGCGCTGGCCCATGGGCAGGGCATCAGGCAGCGCATCCATCACCTCAGTCAAACCGAACCGCTGCGCCATTTCCTGCACCCGCGCCGGGATGCTCTCCTCCGGCAGTTTGAACAGCCGCGCGTGCAGGACCAGATTCTGCCGCACCGTCAGCTCGCTGTAGAGCGAGAAGGCCTGCGTCATGTAGCCGATATGCCGGCGGGTGTTGAGATCGTGCGGGTCCACGGGCTTGCCGAACAGCTTCGCCTCCCCTTCGGTTTGCGGCAACAGGCCGGTCAGCATCTTCATTGTCGTCGTCTTCCCGCACCCGTTAGAGCCGAGAAAGCCGAAGATCTCGCCGCGCGCGATGCGGAAATTGACATGGTCGACGGCGA
The DNA window shown above is from Terriglobales bacterium and carries:
- a CDS encoding ABC transporter permease is translated as MRGGNILYLGVKELRSLLRDPILLGLMLFSFTVNVYSFATAIPDTLNKAPIGIVDQDHSQLSTRLVDAFYPPLFQPPALITPAEMDARMDAGVDTFALYIPPDFERDVLAGRSPTVQLNVDATQMIQAYTGNAYIQTIVSSEIDAFVQHHRAGASAAFASQRFAERPPVDLALRVRFNPNLTRSWFGGVMEVINQVTLLSIILTGAALIREREHGTIEHLLVMPVTPFEIMTSKVWAMMLVVLVATSLSVALVIQGVLAVPIEGSLALFLTGTALHLFATTSMGIFMATIARSMPQFGMLVMLVLLPLQTLSGSYTPRESMPEVVQWVML
- the rbbA gene encoding ribosome-associated ATPase/putative transporter RbbA, with the protein product MSIHAETVDASPSLSSVVAQLQDVTLRYGKTRALDAVSLDVPAGRMVGFIGPDGVGKSSLFALVAGAHKMQAGTITVLGGDMAEVRHRRAVCPRIAYMPQGLGKNLYPTLSVAENLDFFARLFGQGRAERARRIADLLQATGLAPFPDRPAGKLSGGMKQKLGLCCALIHDPDLLLLDEPTTGVDPLSRRQFWELIDRIRVDRPGMSVMVATAYMEEAARFDWLVAMNAGQVLATGTLQELLARTHADSLEAAFIDLLPPAQRAGHRAVVIPPREAGTTEEVAIEAQDLTMRFGDFVAVDHVNFRIARGEIFGFLGSNGCGKTTTMKMLTGLLPQTEGEAKLFGKPVDPHDLNTRRHIGYMTQAFSLYSELTVRQNLVLHARLFKLPEESIPARVQEMAQRFGLTEVMDALPDALPMGQRQRLSLAVAMIHAPEMLILDEPTSGVDPVARDNFWQILIELARRDKVTIFISTHFMNEAERCDRISLMHAGKVLVSDAPAALVRQRGVTTLEEAFISYLEEASGAAVQKAKEDRTTPEPALSSAAGAHADPQEDSHSAAGHSDTPPLHASSSFSLRRLFSYTLRESLELRRDPFRLSLAILGSVILMVVLSYGITLDVEHLSFAVLDYDQTTTSSDYALNLAGASRWFSERAPLRDYADLDRRMRAGEVSLAIEIPPKFGHDVSRGTPTEIGVWVDGAMPVRGETVRADIVGAHRLWLNSKARERSPTGARERSPTRDVGLAAIEPPYKQPRLPSTFRSGAAVGLVGLATIETRYRYNPDVLSIVAMAPGNIPLLLILIPAMLTALSVVREKEMGSIVNLYVTPVTRLEFLLGKQIPYVVLALLNFLLLCGLTVAVFGVPLKGSFVALAVGALLYVGAATATGLLISTFTRSQIAAMFGTAVLTILPTTQFSGMVYPVSSLEGMGALVGRIYPTTHFLTIARGTFNKALAFADLQPAYVALLLTVPVLILVTAALLPKQER